A single Pseudodesulfovibrio aespoeensis Aspo-2 DNA region contains:
- a CDS encoding phage tail tape measure protein, translating into MSNLRTSISLDLAGNLAASAKRYGDAMASMSQRGSRAFAGLRSAAASAGRGLDALGNRYTALITGAAGAGTARMVMGLQTRFTRLGIQASASAAQMDELKRSIYETAQMSDIRVDPGEITSAIEAIVEKTGDLKFAEENVRNIGVAIQAAGAAGASIGELFAEFQKMGIASSREVLEAFDTLNEQGKMGAFTMQNLAALGPRVITAYTATGRTGAQALREMGAALQMIRMGTGSSEQAATAFEAVMRTMTDPRKLKDLARLGVKVWGDDDILRPVNEIMEEVIKKADGSTRALAKIFDAEAIRAFNQAAGEFKRTGSLDNLQKFMEVQGDGTTSLSDSARAAKDASAALTSLYTAWSKFADSNLATPIRAVASALDTLGSEGADTAMSVLGYGAAGLGALVMARKAYTGVRSLFGRGGGLAGAAGAAGLGGMKLPLPVYVVNSKMSLLPGEMGGGSTKTGRSVASRGARLSGAISGAGKWAGRAGGALALAGTGYGLYNAWTDDELSTGQKIQASGGAVGSGLGGWGGAVAGAQLGAALGSIVPGLGTAIGAAVGGIGGGLAGAWAGGNVGDRLGELLSQWTGAEPAKATLDITVTDDRVKVSRVNQRGFDNVDVDTGPYMPGVGR; encoded by the coding sequence ATGAGCAACCTGCGCACCTCCATATCCCTCGACCTGGCCGGCAACCTGGCGGCCAGCGCCAAACGCTACGGCGACGCCATGGCCTCCATGAGCCAGCGTGGATCCCGTGCCTTTGCCGGACTGCGCAGCGCGGCGGCCAGCGCCGGGCGTGGGCTCGACGCCCTGGGCAACCGCTACACCGCCCTGATAACGGGCGCGGCAGGCGCGGGCACAGCCAGGATGGTCATGGGTCTGCAAACGCGTTTCACCCGCCTGGGCATCCAGGCGTCAGCGTCAGCCGCGCAGATGGACGAGCTCAAGCGCAGCATCTACGAGACGGCCCAGATGTCGGACATCCGGGTGGATCCCGGTGAGATCACCTCGGCCATCGAGGCCATTGTCGAGAAAACCGGTGATCTCAAGTTTGCGGAAGAGAACGTGCGCAACATCGGCGTGGCCATCCAGGCGGCCGGGGCGGCTGGTGCCAGCATCGGCGAGCTCTTTGCCGAGTTCCAGAAGATGGGCATTGCCTCTTCTCGGGAGGTGTTGGAGGCGTTCGACACTTTGAACGAGCAGGGCAAGATGGGTGCGTTCACCATGCAGAATCTCGCCGCGCTTGGCCCTCGTGTGATCACGGCCTATACCGCGACAGGGCGAACCGGCGCGCAAGCTCTGCGCGAGATGGGTGCGGCCCTCCAGATGATCCGTATGGGTACAGGTTCGTCAGAGCAGGCGGCTACTGCGTTCGAGGCAGTGATGCGCACCATGACGGACCCGCGCAAGCTGAAAGACCTTGCCCGGTTAGGCGTCAAGGTCTGGGGTGATGACGATATTTTGCGCCCCGTCAACGAGATCATGGAAGAGGTCATCAAAAAGGCCGATGGCTCCACCCGCGCTCTGGCCAAGATTTTCGACGCCGAGGCAATCAGGGCATTCAACCAGGCTGCAGGTGAATTCAAACGGACCGGGTCGCTAGACAACCTGCAGAAGTTCATGGAGGTCCAGGGAGACGGGACAACGTCTCTGTCTGACTCAGCACGCGCCGCCAAGGATGCCTCTGCAGCTCTGACATCCCTGTACACAGCGTGGTCGAAGTTTGCGGACAGCAATCTGGCCACGCCTATCAGGGCCGTGGCCAGCGCGCTGGACACCCTGGGCTCGGAGGGCGCGGACACGGCCATGTCCGTGCTCGGCTATGGGGCGGCTGGCTTGGGCGCACTGGTCATGGCCCGCAAGGCGTATACCGGGGTGCGGTCCCTGTTTGGCCGGGGCGGCGGGCTGGCCGGAGCCGCTGGGGCGGCTGGCCTGGGTGGCATGAAGCTGCCGCTGCCCGTGTACGTGGTCAATTCCAAGATGTCGCTGCTGCCGGGCGAGATGGGCGGCGGCTCGACCAAAACCGGTCGTTCAGTGGCCAGTCGTGGGGCGCGATTGAGCGGTGCCATATCCGGCGCTGGCAAGTGGGCCGGTCGCGCCGGGGGCGCGCTGGCGCTGGCTGGCACGGGGTACGGTCTCTACAACGCCTGGACAGACGACGAGCTGTCGACCGGGCAAAAAATCCAGGCCAGCGGCGGTGCAGTGGGCAGCGGGTTGGGCGGCTGGGGCGGAGCCGTGGCCGGGGCACAGTTGGGAGCGGCCCTGGGCAGCATCGTGCCGGGACTCGGCACGGCCATCGGCGCGGCGGTCGGCGGCATCGGCGGTGGACTGGCCGGGGCCTGGGCTGGCGGCAACGTGGGCGACCGGCTTGGTGAGCTGTTGAGCCAGTGG
- a CDS encoding phage tail assembly protein, with product MADNITFPLVTGLPVGDEFLRDVTLREVRAGDIIEAQEEAEKLVHTPGGPALVASPTLLGLGVLRRQIVSIGNVQGPISLKELKRLTPHDLGMIQAEADRLDAAVAMALARQGADRGRSDGAHE from the coding sequence ATGGCCGACAACATCACCTTCCCCCTGGTCACCGGCCTGCCCGTGGGCGACGAGTTCCTGCGCGATGTCACCCTGCGCGAGGTGCGCGCGGGCGACATCATCGAGGCCCAGGAGGAGGCCGAGAAGCTGGTGCACACGCCGGGCGGTCCGGCCCTGGTGGCCAGCCCCACGCTCCTTGGCCTTGGTGTCCTGCGTCGCCAGATAGTGAGCATAGGCAACGTGCAGGGGCCGATATCCCTCAAGGAGCTCAAGCGGCTGACACCCCACGATCTCGGCATGATCCAGGCCGAGGCCGACCGGCTGGACGCCGCCGTGGCCATGGCCCTGGCCCGCCAGGGGGCGGACCGGGGGCGATCTGATGGGGCGCACGAATGA
- a CDS encoding phage tail tube protein encodes MQVTGKAIIRVDGTELRTQDGATLNPGGEKREAQVGNGKVHGYKEETQAPELECQVFHTADLSLKALGAITSATVMFETDTGAVFVLREAFVTDVPSLNVKDGTVGLKMSAISCDEGA; translated from the coding sequence ATGCAAGTCACCGGCAAGGCAATCATCCGTGTGGACGGCACCGAACTGCGCACGCAGGACGGCGCCACCCTCAACCCCGGCGGCGAGAAGCGCGAGGCGCAGGTCGGCAACGGCAAGGTCCACGGTTACAAGGAGGAGACCCAGGCCCCCGAGCTGGAGTGCCAGGTCTTCCACACCGCCGACCTGTCCCTGAAGGCGCTGGGCGCGATCACCTCGGCCACGGTCATGTTCGAGACCGACACGGGCGCGGTCTTTGTCCTGCGCGAGGCGTTTGTCACCGACGTGCCCTCGCTCAACGTCAAGGACGGCACCGTGGGCCTCAAGATGTCCGCTATCAGCTGCGACGAGGGGGCCTAG